TCCAGGAGCACCCCGAGGTCATCCGGGGGGTGGCGGGGTTCGGGTGGATTCCTGAAGAATGACTATCTATCTAAGGTTGGTATTACTTATTCGCGAAAGCAGAGGGGCGTTATTCAAGCTGGCAGGGGGAATTTATGCACATTAGCAATGCTCATGAAGAGAAGCTCGAGCAAAAAAAGGGGCAAAGCCTTGGCAAGCTGAACTTGCCTTGGTTTTTGGGCCAGATCAGGCGTCTGGCCCATTTGCTATAGCCCCTGAACAAAAATACCAGTTATAGGCTTGGTGGGCAAAGCCCAAAGACATCAGACATCTCTGGTTGGACTGTCGGTTTGTTTCTAGCAAATCTTTACATTCGAAATACCTGGGAGAGGTATCTATGTCCGAGTTTATTGGGGCAATATTGGTGTTGGTTTGCTTTGGCTATCTTGTTGCCATCTTCGACGACCTGATCTTTGACCTGACCTATCTTTTGCGACGACGTCGTTTTCAAAAGGCCAGTCTCTCGAGAGAAGAACTGGAGAGCGATAACCCCAAGCGCATAGCCGTTATGGTAGCGGCCTGGCAGGAAGCAGGGGTGGTTGCCGAGATGGTGAGGGCTACGCTCCGCCTGATGCACTATCCGGAGGATCGGGTCGAGTTCTTTATTGGGGTCTACCCCAACGACGAGGCCACTTTGCAGGAAGTGCGTGAACTGGCGAGGAGCAACCCCCACGTTCACTGCGTGGTCAATCAAAAGCGGGGGCCAACCAGCAAAAGCCAGAACCTGAATGAGGTTTTTGCCTTTATTCAAGACCTGGAGAATATCCGCAACCGGGAATTTGACATCATCGCCATTCATGACGCTGAAGATGTGATTCATCCCTATGCTTTCCGCTTCTACAGTGCCCTTCTGAGCCACAAAGACATGGTGCAGCTACCCGTCATTGCCATGTTTCCCAAGCTGCCCTGGTGGCGATGGCTCAACCGCATGGTTGCCGGTACCTACGCCGATGAGTTTGCCGAAAACCACCTTCATCACATGCCGGTACGTGAGTCGTTTGGTTTGTTTGTGCCTAGTGCGGGCACCGGTTTTGCTTTACGGCGCGATGTGGTGAGCTTTTTGGCGGCCGAGGGGCCCATTTTTCGCGAGGGTAGCCTGACCGAAGACTACGATATGTCTTTGCGCTTGTGGCAAAAAGGCTTTAAGGTGCACTTCCATGTGCAGCGGCTCAAGCGCATTGATGATCGGGGGCGTATTCGCAACGAGGTTGTGGCCATTAAGGAATACTTTCCCTCGGAAATACGCGCGGCCATTAAGCAAAAAGCTCGCTGGATATACGGCATTACCATGCAAAGCCCCAAGGAGATGGGCAAAAGAAGGCTTTCCTTCAAGGATCGCCTGGTGCTTTGGCGAGACCAGAAGGGGAAATATACCAACCTGATTCATTTCGTGGGGTATCCGCTGGCCCTGTACTCCGTATTGAGCTATTTCCTCGACTGGCCACATGCCGATCCCAGGCTAACGCTGTGGTTGAGCGGAGGCATCTTAGCCATTACCCTCGAGCGCCTCTTAATGCGCTTTGCTGCCATAAAGTCTGTTTACGGGGTTTCCGAGGCTTTGCGAGCGACTTTGGTGCTGCCTTTATTCCCCCTACGCTGGTTTGTGGGCAACATCATTAATGCCCTGGCTACCTTGCGCGCCTGGCGAATGTACTTCTGGCCTGCTCGAGGGGCCCGCAGAGGCACTGCCCCAGCCTGGGACAAAACAGAGCGCAAGAGCTATGTGCCCATGGAGGTGCTCGAATCGGTTCGCCGACGCCTGGGCGATGTTTTGTTGTTTTACGAAGACGTGAGTCCACAGGTGCTGGCTCGAGCCCTGCGCGAAAAGCCACCCGGCACACCATTGGGCGAAGTTTTACTGCGTGAACAGGTGCTCGACCCCTACCGGCTGAGGCTGCGCATTACCGAAACCCAGGAACGCTTGCGCAACGAACCCAACAGGTCGGCCATGGCGATGGATTATAGCGACTGATTTTCGTTTGGATTGACTCGAGTTTGACAAAGGAGTGGTTTTATGAACGCAATAAAGTGGCAGGTGTTCAACCATTACGGTAAGGCTTTGCTATTGCTGGCAGGGCTACTGATTTTTGCGGCCTGTGGTACTTCCTCGAGCCCTCAAGCAGAAGGAAAACAGGGTAGTGGGGTCAATGCACAGGCGGCAACCTCGGTGCTAATCCTCTATCCCGATGGCCCGGGTACTTTTTCTGAATCCAATGGGGTCTCGCTGCAAAGAAAGTCCAAAATTGGCTCTGTGCAGCTTAAACCGGGCCTCGCTTACGATAAATCTACCCGCTCAAAAAAGGGCGGTAAGGACAAGCCTGGCCAGACCGGAGCGCAATCTATGGGCGAGGTTCAAACCCAGGCCTACTCTTACCCCGATGCAGCCCAGATTTATGCGATCATGCTGACCAACCTGCTGGGTCGCTACGCTGATGTGGCCGTAACCCGTAAGGCGGTTTCGGCCTATACAGCCGGAGAAGCCAACCAGTACTACCGCACATTTTACATCGGTAGCACCTACGAAGACCCGATTCCCACCGCCCTGATCAGCGATATTATGGGCGGCGCTAGGGTAACCTGGCTCAACTACAACATTTGGAGGCTGGACAACCCGGCCATGGGGGCCAGCCTGAGCCAGCTGGGCCTGCGCTATGTAGCTTTGTATCCAGAGTATCAGCCGTCCGAGTTCTCGGTGGGCTTTAACAGGATTGACTACCGGGGCTATACCTTCAAGAAGTACATCCCGGGCTTGCTGGAAGTTCCCATCGAGATGATGGAAGTGGCCCCTGAGTCCCCCAGCGTGGTGGTACATGCCTGGGCCAAGAACAGCGCAGGGCGGCAGATTCCATACGCGCTGCAAAGCGGTAATTTCTGGTACATTGCCGACAACCCCTTTACGTATATTCACGAGCAGGATCGCTACCTGATTTTTGCAGATCTGATTGCGCCCATGATGGGGCGTGATGTTACCTGTACCCCCAGGGCCCTGGCCCGCATGGAAGATTTGAGCCCGAACGATGAAGGCGCTGACCTCAAACGGATGCTGGATAGCATTAATCGGGTAGGGATTCCGTTCCTGGCTACTGCAATACCCCTGTATGTGGACAACAATACTGTGCCAGTCACCCAGATCCGATGGACGCAAAACAGTGGGGCCCTGACTCAACTTCGCCGCATACCCAGAATTCGTGGCCGGATATTCCAGCACGGCTACACCCATCAGTTTGAAAACCTCAAGAATCCCTCAGGTATTTCAGGTGATGACTGGGAGTTCTGGCGGGTTGAGCTCGATGCCAATGGTAACCGCATTACCAGCTCACCCATTCCAGGCATGACAGCCAGCAGTGCGCTACAGCGCATTCAGACCGGCCGCTCGA
The genomic region above belongs to Meiothermus cerbereus DSM 11376 and contains:
- a CDS encoding glycosyl transferase family protein, producing MSEFIGAILVLVCFGYLVAIFDDLIFDLTYLLRRRRFQKASLSREELESDNPKRIAVMVAAWQEAGVVAEMVRATLRLMHYPEDRVEFFIGVYPNDEATLQEVRELARSNPHVHCVVNQKRGPTSKSQNLNEVFAFIQDLENIRNREFDIIAIHDAEDVIHPYAFRFYSALLSHKDMVQLPVIAMFPKLPWWRWLNRMVAGTYADEFAENHLHHMPVRESFGLFVPSAGTGFALRRDVVSFLAAEGPIFREGSLTEDYDMSLRLWQKGFKVHFHVQRLKRIDDRGRIRNEVVAIKEYFPSEIRAAIKQKARWIYGITMQSPKEMGKRRLSFKDRLVLWRDQKGKYTNLIHFVGYPLALYSVLSYFLDWPHADPRLTLWLSGGILAITLERLLMRFAAIKSVYGVSEALRATLVLPLFPLRWFVGNIINALATLRAWRMYFWPARGARRGTAPAWDKTERKSYVPMEVLESVRRRLGDVLLFYEDVSPQVLARALREKPPGTPLGEVLLREQVLDPYRLRLRITETQERLRNEPNRSAMAMDYSD
- a CDS encoding polysaccharide deacetylase family protein, translated to MNAIKWQVFNHYGKALLLLAGLLIFAACGTSSSPQAEGKQGSGVNAQAATSVLILYPDGPGTFSESNGVSLQRKSKIGSVQLKPGLAYDKSTRSKKGGKDKPGQTGAQSMGEVQTQAYSYPDAAQIYAIMLTNLLGRYADVAVTRKAVSAYTAGEANQYYRTFYIGSTYEDPIPTALISDIMGGARVTWLNYNIWRLDNPAMGASLSQLGLRYVALYPEYQPSEFSVGFNRIDYRGYTFKKYIPGLLEVPIEMMEVAPESPSVVVHAWAKNSAGRQIPYALQSGNFWYIADNPFTYIHEQDRYLIFADLIAPMMGRDVTCTPRALARMEDLSPNDEGADLKRMLDSINRVGIPFLATAIPLYVDNNTVPVTQIRWTQNSGALTQLRRIPRIRGRIFQHGYTHQFENLKNPSGISGDDWEFWRVELDANGNRITSSPIPGMTASSALQRIQTGRSILVGLSTSTANLTPVGWTTPHYEADPGYYATFNQVYSRVMERRIYRVGTVIAGQFFPYPVRDVNGTLMLPENLGSVQPNYLLPMVEEAARANRVLRCPWAGHFFHAYTIDPTYDGPNAYSAAQFEGFLRYVRNTLGYTYVDPTTVTTQ